Part of the Tepiditoga spiralis genome, GTGTTTATAATCATTATATTCCATCATTAGTACCTCAAATAGCAGGTAAAAGAAGTTTTTTAACAGCTTATACACCATATCAAGCAGAAGTTTCTCAAGGGACATTACAGATGATGTTTGAATTTCAAACAATGATAGCAGAACTTACTGGAATGGAAGTTTCTAATGCTTCAATGTATGACGGTGCTTCAGCAATGGCAGAAGCAATTTTAATGTCTGCAAGGGTTAATAAAAAGAATAAAACATTAATTGCAGAAACTATTCATCCTGAATATATGGAAGTTGCTAAAACTTATGTTGAACCTCAAGGGTTTTCAATAGAAACTATAAAACATACAGATAGTGGAAAAATTGATATAAATGATTTAAAAAGTAAATTAAACGATGATATAAATTCAGTTATAATAGGATATCCAAATTTTTATGGAGTAATAGAAAATATAAAGAAAATAAAGGAAATATTACCTCAAAAAGTTATGCTTATAGTAGTTGCTAATCCGATGGCATTAGGTATTTTAGAAGCACCAGGTAAATTAGGTGCAGATATAGTTGTTGGAGATGGGCAACCTCTTGGTAATCCAATGGCATTTGGAGGACCTTCATTTGGATTTTTTGCTGTTAATAAAAAAGATGTTAGAAAGATGCCAGGAAGAATTATTGGTGAAACAGTCGATGAAGATGGTAAAAGAGCATTTGCAATGATTTTGCAAACAAGAGAACAACATATAAGAAGAGCAAAAGCTACCTCCAATATTTGTTCTAATCATGCACATAAT contains:
- the gcvPA gene encoding aminomethyl-transferring glycine dehydrogenase subunit GcvPA, whose protein sequence is MSNFSYLPHTEEEIKEMLKTIGVDSLEELYKDVPQLYKEELNIPKSKSEIEVKREIKEMASLNADISEYGMFRGAGVYNHYIPSLVPQIAGKRSFLTAYTPYQAEVSQGTLQMMFEFQTMIAELTGMEVSNASMYDGASAMAEAILMSARVNKKNKTLIAETIHPEYMEVAKTYVEPQGFSIETIKHTDSGKIDINDLKSKLNDDINSVIIGYPNFYGVIENIKKIKEILPQKVMLIVVANPMALGILEAPGKLGADIVVGDGQPLGNPMAFGGPSFGFFAVNKKDVRKMPGRIIGETVDEDGKRAFAMILQTREQHIRRAKATSNICSNHAHNTLLASIYMTIMGKEGFSEVSEQNYHKAHYLAKKLIETEKFEMAFSGEFFNEFVVKSKIPVDELNKKLFEEKMIGPLHLTKFYKEKENYALFCATELTTKEDIDYLVSFVEGLI